TTGCAGACTCGAGCAACCACCAAGCTTCTTGCTGAGCTGCAAGATCACCTGAACACACAGGGCGCAATCGCTCCTGAATACCTGCAATAACTGCTAACGCAGAACCATTAAACAAAGACCGCAACTGCCGACTAACAGTCTGCCCGGGGTCGTCTGAAGCTACCTCAGCCATTGAATATTCCTTTCACATAAGATTCAGCATTAAATTGCGTAATATCGTCTACGCCTTCACCATGAGACAAATACATCACAGGAACCTGCAATGCATCACAAATCGAGAATATGATACCACCACGAGAAGAACTATCAACCTTGGTAAGAACCACACCGCTCAAAAAACTAACTTCATTAAATAATCGTGCCTGCTCCAAAGAATTCTGGCCAAGAGTGCTGTCAATTACGATCCAGGTTGACAACTCAAGTCCCGCTGCAGCCTTTGCAACGACTTTTGCAATTTTTTCAAGCTCTTTCATCAGATGCTCTTTTGCCTGCAAGCGCCCTGCAGTATCGATGATAATATGATCAAATTGTTCATGAACAAATTTTTGGCATCCATCAAACACAACTGCTGCAGGATCAGTTTTTCCAGCACCATCAAAAAATGATGCCCGCGCTCTATCGGCCCACACTCTTAACTGATCTACGGCTGCTGCACGAAAGGTGTCAGCAGCAACAATCAAAACTTTTTTTCCCTGATCTGTCAG
Above is a window of Candidatus Dependentiae bacterium DNA encoding:
- the ftsY gene encoding signal recognition particle-docking protein FtsY gives rise to the protein MFSFFKSKIFSFFSYFSSKIGSFFSNSRQVDETFFSELEDVLISADVGLDKSKSLVDLLKQQSLPGASSNEIKTLLQSILIDQLKKVEQKKKETQITLMVGINGVGKTSFVGKYAKKLTDQGKKVLIVAADTFRAAAVDQLRVWADRARASFFDGAGKTDPAAVVFDGCQKFVHEQFDHIIIDTAGRLQAKEHLMKELEKIAKVVAKAAAGLELSTWIVIDSTLGQNSLEQARLFNEVSFLSGVVLTKVDSSSRGGIIFSICDALQVPVMYLSHGEGVDDITQFNAESYVKGIFNG